From a single Georhizobium profundi genomic region:
- the fdhD gene encoding formate dehydrogenase accessory sulfurtransferase FdhD, whose product MTEREFIVRPDATDQRLSTIVEGIDQNGNAVDTRVVTEKALTLYLNAREIVTMMTIGDHPDLLALGYLLNQNMLKPTDRVTGIDYDEELEVVVVRTEEETNYEDKLKKKVRTSGCAQGTVFGDIMDNLDSISLSKDARLRTSWLYALTHKINTAPSLYLEAGAIHGCVLCEEDRPLVYMEDVGRHNAVDKIAGWMFQTNEDPSDKIFYTTGRLTSEMVIKTAMMGIPILVSRSGFTAWGVELARKIGLTLIGRARGKRFVALAGTERIIFDLDPDKVPDEEGRSGRKGSRREIEAEA is encoded by the coding sequence TTGACGGAACGTGAATTCATCGTTCGGCCCGACGCGACCGATCAGCGGCTCTCGACGATCGTCGAAGGCATCGATCAGAACGGCAATGCGGTCGATACGCGGGTGGTGACCGAAAAGGCGTTGACGCTTTATCTGAACGCCCGGGAGATCGTCACCATGATGACGATCGGCGACCATCCCGACCTTCTGGCACTCGGCTACCTGCTGAACCAGAACATGCTGAAGCCAACCGACCGCGTCACCGGCATCGACTACGATGAAGAGCTCGAAGTCGTCGTCGTGCGCACTGAGGAAGAGACAAACTACGAGGACAAGCTGAAGAAGAAGGTCCGCACCTCGGGCTGCGCCCAGGGCACGGTCTTTGGCGACATCATGGACAATCTGGACAGCATTTCATTGTCCAAGGATGCCCGGCTTCGCACATCGTGGCTCTATGCCCTGACGCACAAGATCAACACCGCTCCATCGCTCTACCTCGAGGCAGGCGCGATTCATGGCTGCGTGCTGTGCGAGGAAGATCGGCCGCTCGTCTACATGGAAGATGTCGGTCGTCACAACGCCGTCGACAAGATCGCCGGCTGGATGTTCCAGACGAACGAGGACCCGTCCGACAAGATCTTCTATACGACCGGTCGCCTTACGTCCGAGATGGTCATCAAGACCGCCATGATGGGCATCCCCATCCTGGTATCGCGTTCAGGCTTTACCGCCTGGGGTGTCGAACTCGCCCGCAAGATCGGCCTGACGCTCATCGGCCGTGCGCGCGGAAAGCGCTTCGTCGCGCTGGCCGGTACCGAGCGCATCATCTTCGATCTCGATCCCGACAAGGTGCCGGATGAAGAGGGCCGATCCGGGCGCAAGGGCAGCCGACGCGAGATCGAGGCCGAAGCATGA